From a single Hypomesus transpacificus isolate Combined female chromosome 14, fHypTra1, whole genome shotgun sequence genomic region:
- the LOC124476423 gene encoding LOW QUALITY PROTEIN: junctophilin-3-like (The sequence of the model RefSeq protein was modified relative to this genomic sequence to represent the inferred CDS: deleted 1 base in 1 codon), translated as MSTGGRFNFDDGGSYCGGWEEGKAHGHGICTGPKGQGEYSGSWSHGFEVVGIYTWPSGNTYQGTWAQGKRHGVGVENKGKWVYKGEWTHGFKGRYGLRESTGTSGKYEGTWNNGLQDGYGTETYSDGGMVYLDRPG; from the exons ATGTCCACTGGGGGCAGGTTCAACTTTGATGAT GGGGGGTCATACTgcggagggtgggaggagggcaAGGCCCATGGACACGGGATCTGTACCGGGCCCAAGGGCCAGGGAGAGTACTCTGGATCCTGGAGCCATGGCTTCGAGGTGGTGGGCATCTACACCTGGCCCAGCGGCAACACCTACCAGGGTACCTGGGCCCAGGGCAAGAGGCACGGCGTGGGGGTGGAGAacaagggaaagtgggtgtacAAGGGAGAGTGGACTCACGGCTTCAAGGGTCGATACGGCCTCCGGGAGAGCACGGGCACCAGCGGGAAGTATGAAGGAACCTGGAACAACGGGCTGCAGGACGGATATGGCACAGAGACCTACTCTGATGGAGGTATGGTATACCTGGATAGACCTGGATAG